A window of the Brassica oleracea var. oleracea cultivar TO1000 chromosome C1, BOL, whole genome shotgun sequence genome harbors these coding sequences:
- the LOC106297587 gene encoding formin-like protein 3, producing MGRLRTAFLAISLVFLVCVSEEIISRRGANRGEAHGGDDVAEQTWIHCRKELKDRNRDCLLYIPPRVAAANDTYQKLSVLTGWFSNWFGPLLDSTTSYPTRKLIGKQKKKRKKFRVSAPNFALGPAPGFAPGPSPRFAPGPAPTPQSYDLAAPSSAPSYSPAEAPDESSFGGPTKKRAKSIVAPSQSVPGPPPPPPPEKKNDILMDLIIAVASTAVLTFFLVALLFLCCFRRNNRKNAVGPRNGPRDEGPLLHLSDLSAGSNENSPKVAATSRRFFTATSKKRSFLSRVSLKRNNHEFSPAEASSSSGLPLPPGRSSAAPPLPPPAPPAPRPPPPAPPKSKPPPPAPPKLVRPPPAPPKRQGRSSSGDGSDVDSETGAPKTKLKPFFWDKMANPDQKMVWHEISAGSFQFNEEEMESLFGYNDVNKSKNGQRGESSRDSPVQYIQIIDPRKAQNLSILLRALNVTIEEVVDAIKEGNELPVELLQTLLKMAPTSEEELKLRLYSGDLHLLGPAERFLKILVDIPFAFKRIESLIFMISLQEEVSGIKESLATLEVACKKLKNSRLFIKLLEAVLKTGNRMNVGTFRGDAQAFKLDTLLKLSDVKGTDGKTTLLHFVVLEIIRSEGVRALRLQRSSKSFSSIKTDDTNTDTSPQSVERYRSTGLQVVSGLTTELEDVKRAAIIDADGLASTLMNLSGSLTNAREFLKSMDEESDFEKALAGFIERADGDIKWLKEEEERIMVLVKSSADYFHGKSAKNEGLRLFAIVRDFLVMLEKVCREVKETTMMTSTKNHSGKKETEMTPEGNQPDNIRRHLFPAIAERRADSSDGSDSD from the exons ATGGGGAGATTGAGAACAGCTTTTCTTGCCATCTCTCTCGTTTTTCTTGTTTGCGTTTCCGAGGAGATCATCTCTCGACGCGGCGCTAACCGCGGCGAGGCTCACGGTGGCGATGATGTG GCAGAACAAACATGGATACATTGTAGAAAAGAACTGAAAGATAGGAACAGAGATTGCCTTCTCTATATCCCTCCTCGTGTAGCAGCAGCTAATGATACGTACCAGAAACTATCCGTCTTAACCGGTTGGTTCAGCAACTGGTTTGGACCTCTCCTTGATTCTACTACAAGCTATCCAACAAGAAAGCTGATCGGTAAGCAAAAGAAAAAGAGAAAGAAGTTTAGAGTATCTGCTCCAAACTTTGCACTTGGTCCTGCACCAGGTTTTGCTCCAGGTCCTTCTCCCCGTTTCGCACCAGGTCCTGCTCCAACTCCTCAGAGTTATGACCTTGCTGCACCTTCAAGCGCTCCTTCATATTCGCCAGCTGAGGCGCCGGATGAATCAAGCTTTGGTGGTCCGACTAAGAAGAGAGCAAAGAGTATTGTTGCTCCTAGTCAAAGTGTTCCAGGTCCTCCTCCTCCTCCACCTCCGGAGAAGAAGAATGATATCTTGATGGATCTTATCATCGCTGTTGCTTCAACCGCTGTGTTAACGTTTTTTCTAGTTGCATTACTATTCTTATGTTGCTTCAGACGCAACAACCGCAAAAATGCGGTTGGTCCTAGAAATGGACCAAGAGATGAAGGACCACTTCTACATTTATCTGATTTATCAGCTG GATCTAATGAGAACTCTCCAAAGGTTGCAGCCACGAGTAGGAGATTCTTCACTGCTACTTCTAAGAAGAGATCATTTCTTTCTAGAGTATCTCTAAAGAGAAACAATCATGAGTTTTCACCCGCTGAAGCGTCGTCATCCTCTGGACTTCCTCTTCCTCCTGGAAGATCATCAGCAGCTCCTCCTCTTCCTCCTCCGGCTCCACCAGCTCCTCGGCCTCCTCCACCAGCTCCTCCTAAATCTAAGCCTCCTCCTCCAGCTCCTCCAAAACTTGTGCGTCCTCCACCTGCACCACCAAAACGTCAAGGACGTAGCTCCTCTGGAGATGGTTCTGATGTCGATTCGGAGACTGGTGCTCCGAAAACAAAACTAAAACCGTTTTTCTGGGATAAAATGGCTAACCCTGATCAGAAAATGGTTTGGCATGAGATCAGCGCCGGTTCATTCCA GTTCAACGAAGAGGAGATGGAGTCTCTTTTCGGCTACAATGATGTGAACAAAAGCAAGAATGGTCAAAGAGGAGAGTCATCTAGAGACTCTCCTGTTCAGTATATACAGATAATTGACCCAAGAAAAGCACAAAACTTATCTATTCTTCTTCGAGCTTTGAATGTAACAATAGAAGAAGTCGTCGATGCCATCAAAGAAGGTAACGAGCTCCCAGTGGAGCTTCTCCAAACATTGTTGAAGATGGCTCCAACTTCAGAGGAAGAACTCAAACTTAGACTATACTCGGGAGATCTTCACCTGCTTGGCCCTGCGGAGCGATTCTTGAAGATTCTTGTTGATATACCTTTTGCGTTTAAACGTATAGAGTCCCTTATATTCATGATATCGCTTCAAGAAGAAGTCTCTGGCATCAAAGAATCACTCGCAACTCTCGAG GTGGCTTGCAAGAAACTTAAAAACAGCAGACTGTTCATAAAACTACTAGAAGCAGTTCTCAAGACAGGAAACAGAATGAATGTCGGAACTTTCCGCGGTGACGCGCAAGCTTTCAAACTCGACACGCTCTTGAAACTCTCTGACGTCAAAGGAACTGATGGCAAAACCACACTCTTACACTTTGTTGTCCTTGAGATCATTCGTTCTGAAGGCGTTCGTGCTCTCCGCCTCCAGAGATCAAGCAAAAGCTTCTCCAGCATTAAAACAGACGATACCAACACAGACACAAGTCCACAGTCTGTTGAACGTTACCGAAGCACAGGACTTCAAGTTGTTTCGGGACTAACCACAGAGCTTGAAGATGTAAAGAGAGCAGCAATAATAGATGCTGATGGATTAGCTTCAACACTGATGAACCTAAGTGGCTCATTGACCAATGCGAGGGAGTTTCTGAAGTCGATGGACGAAGAGAGCGATTTCGAGAAAGCTTTAGCTGGGTTCATAGAACGTGCAGATGGTGATATCAAATGGTTGAAGGAAGAAGAAGAGAGGATCATGGTGTTGGTGAAAAGCTCTGCTGATTATTTCCATGGCAAATCTGCCAAGAACGAAGGGTTGCGTTTGTTTGCTATAGTGCGTGACTTCTTGGTAATGTTGGAGAAAGTTTGCAGAGAAGTTAAAGAAACGACGATGATGACCTCTACTAAGAATCATTCGGGTAAAAAGGAAACAGAAATGACTCCGGAAGGTAATCAACCGGATAACATTCGACGGCATTTGTTTCCGGCCATTGCTGAACGGAGAGCTGACAGTTCGGATGGTTCAGACAGCGACTAG
- the LOC106333393 gene encoding disease resistance protein TAO1-like, which produces MWMNRVDILDLSLRKPVWGRSVEDVEKWKRALDEVSNIFGYRSKGLYISILTSSDLSLVRRNEAEMIKEVANDLSNMLNKVTPSREFDGLVGIENHITQISSLYSVDDVRMVGIWGPAGIGKTTIARALHRKLSSNFTHSAFMESTRGSRETHHPFILKQYFNVLLVLDDVYDSRQLKAMADETQSFRYGSRIIITTNDKKLLKAHGINHVNFPCSSEALEIFCLSAFDQKSPYVGFEELAKEITGFAGNLPLGLNVYGSYLRGMSKGEWIHAFPRLRTSLHTNIEKVIRRDYETLCNKNKDLFLHIACFFKGENTSNLGDYFSNLDIRRGLQVLVEKSLIFKDNNGARLVMHNLLEQLGIEISRKEYIDENGRRAREICDVLNDDRGSGSVRGTDHVLTAIKDDISIGERAYERTIDALPTLSLLPSSSTHQIFISFREADVRDSFLSHMLMVLRNKGITQGSYKRINDLDCHNIK; this is translated from the exons ATGTGGATGAACAGAGTGGATATTTTGGATCTGTCTTTGAGAAAGCCTGTGTGGGGGAGATCAGTGGAGGACGTTGAGAAATGGAAACGAGCTCTGGACGAAGTGTCCAATATCTTTGGTTATCGTTCTAAGGGGCTG TATATATCAATCTTAACAAGTTCTGATCTCTCCCTTGTTAGGCGAAACGAAGCTGAGATGATCAAAGAAGTTGCTAATGATCTTTCAAACATGTTAAATAAGGTTACCCCATCAAGGGAATTCGATGGATTAGTTGGAATTGAGAATCATATCACACAGATAAGTTCATTGT ATTCCGTTGATGACGTGAGGATGGTTGGAATCTGGGGTCCTGCAGGAATTGGAAAAACGACCATCGCCCGAGCTTTACATAGGAAGCTCTCTAGTAATTTCACACACAGTGCTTTTATGGAAAGCACAAGGGGAAGTCGTGAGACCCATCATCCGTTCATTTTGAAACAATATTTTAACGTGCTTTTAGTTCTCGATGATGTATATGATTCAAGGCAGCTAAAAGCCATGGCTGACGAAACTCAGTCGTTTAGATATGGAAGCAGGATTATCATCACAACGAATGATAAGAAACTTTTGAAGGCACATGGAATCAACCACGTGAATTTTCCATGTTCATCTGAAGCACTTGAAATCTTCTGTCTATCTGCTTTTGATCAAAAGTCCCCCTATGTTGGTTTCGAGGAGCTCGCCAAGGAAATTACAGGATTTGCCGGCAATCTTCCTTTGGGTTTAAATGTTTATGGTTCATATCTAAGAGGAATGTCCAAAGGAGAGTGGATTCACGCATTTCCTAGACTTAGGACAAGTCTCCATACAAACATTGAGAAAGTAATAAGGCGCGACTATGAGACATTATGTAACAAAAATAAGGATTTGTTTCTCCATATAGCATGTTTTTTCAAAGGTGAGAACACTAGCAACCTGGGAGACTATTTTAGCAACTTGGACATCAGGCGCGGGCTTCAAGTCTTAGTTGAAAAATCTCTCATATTTAAAGACAATAATGGGGCACGATTAGTGATGCACAATTTACTAGAACAACTGGGTATAGAAATATCCCGTAAAGAATACATAGATGAGAATGGGAGACGTGCTCGGGAGATTTGTGATGTCCTCAACGATGATAGA GGCTCTGGATCTGTTCGAGGCACAGATCACGTATTAACTGCAATCAAGGACGATATAAGCATTGGCGAGAGAGCGTATGAAAGGACAATTGACGCTTTACCGACGCTTTCTCTTTTGCCTTCCAGTTCTACACATCAAATCTTTATTAGTTTTCGCGAGGCAGATGTTCGCGATAGCTTCCTCAGTCACATGCTAATGGTGCTCAGAAACAAAGGAATCACCCAAGGAAGCTATAAAAGGATCAATGATCTCGATTGTCATAATATCAAATAA